AGCTTCCCAGACTTCCCATGTCGGTGACATGTCTCATTTTTAGACATGTCTCATTTCGCGATACAGTAACTCACTTTTGCATCATTTCACAAAACtcaataattcagttttactagcaaactggaggttaaaagAATCCCTTTCcatggattgtaattgaaaactaataacacacacacacacacacacacacacacactggaaccttggttctcaaatggcttagttggTGAACAAATCAGAatctgaacgccgcaaacctggaagtaagtgttccggtttgagaatgtttttcggaagccgaatgtccgatgtggctgtaggctattgtttccggggcgccagtaccaatcggaagctgtgccctCCTCAGATCTACACCATCACTGGATGCTTTTGACTGGCTAGCATGTGCCTTTGAACTCTGCTCACGCCTCTTGCCTGCCtgtatggaggagggagaatgaCTGCGTGCAGAAACTAGACTActgcacaaaggcaaaattttcttattgtccttttttatttcagtctttacagagagaggctatagaacccagcctcttggataatggcgttgtcctgagtgaatctccaccccccgtctctcccacttcctcattcctGTCCTCTATGGGtggctgctatgtgccctctgtctttgagctctttgctctcctacttttcaggctcgccgggttctggaagatggagggtctgggatgttTTTGAATGACAAGGTGTCAGCtaggtgttgttctggctctcccatgatttcccaactttccccctcatctgcctctgagctgtgacctccctcaaacccctgttataaatctatactgtcttcctcttcctcctaccTGGAGgagtcaggatggggaggcgttctccaccattcctcctctgcaccagtccctgacaccatctCTCAGAACAACTGAAGAATCATAGACAGGTTTTAGGTGGCAGAAAGACATGCGTGCAAATGGTGTCCAGCCCAGAGCTTTTTTTcagctcactggaactcagttccagcacctctcaggtgggcaccattgccattctatgagaacaagggagacattcccttggtgagttctggcacccctttttcGAGAAAAATAACACTGGTCCATCCTACCtaagggtttcaggcaagaggtGCTACCTAAATATGATGCAGATTGAACCagagtccttctgcatgcaagataGATGCCcagcactgagctacatcccttctcATAACAGCCCTCTGTAAAGTAGGGATGCTGTGCACAcacaatatatgtatatattctgcCCCTGAGCTGTAGCCAATCCAGGGATGCCTTGAGAGGAGGTGAATATAAATAGGAATTTGGAATGGAATCTGCTGTTGGCCTTCAGAGGCTGTAATGCTCACCAAAATAGCTCGTTTAGCCTGTCAGACTAAAGATAGGCCCGGCGAGGAAACCCTGTTGAATTATAAAtaagaaaaagccctgctttgtGATTATTAATGAAGGTCAGCTCAGCCAGAGGGCATCTCCCGTTGGCGGCGGGAGGCGAGGAAGGAACAAGAGAGAGACTAATGAGCATGTTGGCTGAGGCATCTGCATAGCAGAGGTTTGCTGGCGGAGGTGTTGATTTTAATCGATACAAATAGCCTCCATTTAACTCAGGTGCAGGGGGAAGCCGTTTCCAATCCGAGgaccgcattcccttctgggaaacctTCCAGGAGCCGCATGCCAGTGCTAAGTGGTGGGGccaggggaagaagaggggagagcaACGGATGAGACTCTTACCTTCGTTCCAGCCATGCAGGACCGGTCCACCCTTGAGGGGAGAGCAGGATTCCTGGGGGAAGCAGATGTGgactccaaggaatgcatcacctgctGCCACTGCCGCGGCCGCAGTGCGCTGACGGCACTGGCGCATGCTGCGGGGCATGCTGATGTGCCATGCAGATGCCCCACGGCTTGATTGCGTAATGCGAGCACACCCTGTGGTTTGCGCGCATGGCTGCTGTGGAACTTGGGGGGCGGACGGCCCTCTGATTTGAAATTTTTGGAGAGCCCAGGTCCCCTGGCCTTCACTACTCGGCGCCCCTGAACAATGGTGTCACAAGGACTCAGCCAGCTGCCCCCTTATGGCCAtcactgtcaggatgctgtcagcggctcctggctggttgttCAGGAAAGTATAAGTCAaggaaagtttcttaccatccttttttattttaatctttacagagagaggctatagaacccagcctcttggataatggtgctGTCCCGAGTAAACCTCCaccctccgtctctcccacttccttatttgtcacttctacgggtgctgctacatgcgctctttgagctctttgctctcctacttttaaggctcgccaggttctgggagatggagggccaGGGATGTTTTTGAATGACAAGGTGTCAGCtaggtgttgctctggctctcccatgatttcccaactttccccctcatctgcctctgagctgtgacctccccgAAACCCCTGTTGtcaatctatactgtcttcttcctcctcctcctcctccctggagggGTCAgcatggggaggcagtctccaccattcctcctctgcccagtccctgacaatcaCATTCTGCACAGGCCTAGggatagccccacatagagtccATTGCAGTcatccagccttgaggttaccaatgaaTGGACTACAGTGATTAGGTTGtccctggaaggccaaaggtttccctCACCTTCCTTCCAACAAGAAGCTTTGCTTCTCCATCCTTTGTAGAGTAAGGATTTCACCTGCCTTCAGGCCCATCTCTTCCTTTCTACCTCACTCTTCCCTTCTCCTTAGGTCCTTTGCACTGGAAGGACACCTTGACAATCTGTGGGGGAGAGAACCAGTCGCCCATTAACATCGACAGAAGGAAAACTCAACGAGACAGGAACCTCGACGAGATCTTGTTTGAAGGCTACGACCAGGCGCCTCCTGGCAGGTGGAGACTGATGAACGATGGACACTCAGGTGGGCATGAAGAGGACACAGCTTCTTCTGGAGATGCTttccaaggccacattcacaccatacatttaaagcacgatGAGAACacgttaaacagtcatggcttgccccaaagaattatgggagctgtagcttgttatggttgctgagagttgttaggagatacctcattccctcccagagctacaattaacagagtggtttaactatcAATCCTGCTTCTCTGGGAACTGAGGGGAATAGGAGGTCTCCTAaactgaaccacagctcccagaattctttgggcaaagccatgactgtttgactGGGCATCAGAGTGATTTAAAGGTCTGGTGTGAATACGGGCCaagtgttttcacacacacacacacacacacacacacatatatatatatatatattctgttttacaatttaaagtactcaatttttgcatccttaaaatatcagtgacttcccttctcctctttccatagttcattttacatatcataaatccctgcatattttacagaaactataccattcagcattccattattacacccatcaaaatttatttacactgttgaatttatcttaatgctgccagcgttttcaagtgtacacaattcccctcatatattcaataaacttttcccaatcttctctaaatgtatgttcttttggttctcttattctgtatgttaagtctaCAAAGCTGCACATATTCTTTCAACTTGAGttgtcattcttctttggttgggacctcgctagttttccatttttgggctaacaaagcATGGGCCGCAGtaatagcatacataaataactttgGGCCAAGTGTTTTCTAATGCAGGTTTAGAGGACCTTTCTGTGGTCTTGTGTTGCATTAGCGTAGTATTGTCTGTCTCTGaactctctctttttgacctGTCCTCCTTGGCAGTTGTCATGAATCTAGATGGAGCATCTGCTGCAGATCAAATTAACATCACCAAAGGAGGACTTCAGGACACGTACCGGGCCTTGCAATTCCACTTCCACTGGGGGGACCTCAGTCGAAATGGCTCAGAGCACACCGTTGATGGTCAGCAGTACCCAATGGAGGTACATTGAGCTTCCCAACTTTGATTTTCTTAGCAATGTCGTGCGGTATTGAAAAGGGCACgcctaggccacattcacactatacattaAAATCACCAGGGTACTACTTTCAATAGTCATGGCATCcaccagagaattctgggagatgaggttcattaagggcgctgagagttgttaggagagaccCCTGTTCCTCTCACAGATCGACAGTTCTCAGACTTGTTTAACAATCCCTGCCTCTTCCcagggtggagctgtggtctacaccactgatctcttgggcttgccaatcagaaggtcagcggttcgaatctcccattgctctgtcccattgctcctgccaacctagcagtgtgaaagcatgccggtgcaagtagataaataggtaccactgtggcaggaaggtaaacattgtttccgtgcactctggatTCTGTCGCGGTGTCCCGTtgttccagaagcggtttagtcctgctggccacatgacccagaaagctgtctgtggacaaacaccatctccctcggcctgaaagcgagatgggcgccacaaccccatagtcacctttgactggactcaactgtccaggggtcctttacctttaccttttttaacctcCCCAGGTAACTATTGGAACTgcggctctgtgaggggaatagggggctcctaacaactctcagcacccttaacgaactacacttcccagaattctttggtggaagccatgactgcttgaaGCAGTATCCttgcgagagccagtgtggtgtagtggttagagtgttggactagggcctgggagacctgagttctaatccccactcagccatgaaactcaccaggtagtcttgagccagtcactgcctaaaCCTCCCTTCTTGCACGGTTGCTTTTagcttaaaatgggggggggggcacaacgaCAAACCACatgtaccaccttgagctccttggaggaaaagggtgtgtgtatatataaatgcAAGACATAAGTAAAAATTGTGCTGCAAATCTGGGGTGAGAATGTGTTTTTAGTCATAATCACAGTCGTGGGCCACGTTTCCCCCAAGTACATCTGTGCTCAAAGAGGTTcgtgtaaaacaaaacaaaaatacggcagtacaataaaataaaatcaagaaataCAGTGCCTGAAATGACCCCCATAATAACCACACCACCTCCAGTTTTCCAAGACTGATCTATTCAGAAGCTAATCTGTCTCCAACCTTCAGGGTAGAAGTGGAGACAAGGTTCTGATATTGTTTGTTGGAATAGGGAACAGCCACTCCACTAAATGGTGTACAGTGAATAACCCTAAATCAGCTCTCTGTATTATATTTAGCAAGAGGCTACTAATTAGGCAAGACCCCTGGGGTTTCTACCTTTTGATCTTGCTAAACGATGGACAAACCAGCCATTCATCATGATAGTTGAAATGTGGATGACATGAAAGggttctcttttttattattattaaaagaaaaaaagactctGGGATGATTATGGGCAACTAGTCCTATCTTTTCGATTATCTTTAACTGTTAAATACAGAGTATGGAAACAGGTTGTAAAAATAtactggggtgttgttgtttttaacctcaGAGCTACAATCGGCCATTTTGAGGACAGCATGTCAAATGCCATAATAGTGCCATGGAAGTGGGATCGGTCTACAAAATGACGTACAGAGCATTTCCGCAGAGATAGTGGAAGTAGCGAGAGTAGGGGTCCCATCCAAACCACACACTCATACCATGACGTCCCTTTCGCTGTCATGGAGCATCCTGGGAACTAtcatttgttaaaggtgctgggagttgcagctctgtgatttcagcactcttaacaaaccaccattcccaggattctctgtgaatactaaataataataataataataataataataataataataatctttattgcgGCCAAAAATCCCATAATATAGATTCAGAATAAAATGCAGATTCATAAATACAACCCCTCGGGAGAGGGAGACCGAGACAATATTTGTTTAGTCTTAATGCCACCTTCTCTCTTGTACCATCTGGGCTATGATACTGTCCTTGAATCTCTGAGGCAAAGGCTCTGGGACATATCACATAGCGATCTCCAATCTCAATCTCATGTTATGCAGTAGGAATTCATTACGGGTACGATTTTCAGATACCTGCATATCTTAGAAATCTGTCTGTACCAATTTATCGGCGTCTCTTTACCAAAGCCagattaaatgtatttccatcAGAAGTGCTAAACTGCAGACTAAGAGGTATCCCTTATCAGAACAGGCTCTGTGTATGCTCTCAGGATGTCGATTGCATCATGGAAAATATGAGCAAGCTAGGGATCTATTGATTAAACCTCTACTGGCAAATCGGCCGGGTAAATCTGAAGCCTACTATACTAAATATCTTCTGGATGACAAGTCTAATGATATCACAGTGGCCATGGCAAAGTTTCTTTTGGTAGTCTTACTAAATAGTGTTTTAAGTGTAACCATAGTTAGAAGGAAAGAATAGGGTGTTTTGGAGCACATTCCAgaccacagctttccaaacttttcatgctgaTGACACACGTTTTAGACACGCATTGTTTTGCGACGCAGTAGTtctgttttactagcaaaccggagcaaacccctttccagcccttggcggtgtgggaatgttaagggatgtaggggaggatatattgtttaagatatcctgtcccaacttgtgtttacaagttctataatatctgcagagttaacattccctttttagcacacacacagcggatagcttgcacagactcgctagagtcattagaaatattatcctggtgtcttccccttttaattcctcttttaataagacactacacagtcttcagtaaagtataaaacgtttactcacaagaaatcatctgttcacacaaaggatcccagaggcagacttaaaagttactaaacagtatacatgtggtgactatctccttacgggagaaagtcccccttttcttctcttggcctagagccaagggtgcatcttagtaatgctgctgttaagatggcaatgagagagagaagactgaagagacaaaatggaggcccggcctgtggttcttcaaggagaggccgcacccatctcaagttacatacaagggagttttgtctcagtccaggaaggcaggaagttctggctggaggactgagacaacctttatgtctactctagcaaaagttgcgtttgactgctcctgtcctttttacatcccacaggaggAACGTGGGGAGTGTTTGTGCGAcgcacctacacactgcagccaacacacaaaTGTCGAGACACAcgctttggaaagctctgttatCAGGGCTGCCATAAGTCCACAtcaccgggatttcaaaggtgtaATTTatgtccaggggagggggggggatttgtcCTGGGTCTTAGGCGAGTCAATTTTTTGCAcgcttttggggtgtcctggttttcactttttgaaatatggcaactctatctGTTCTAGACCTTTGACTTTGATTTCAAGACTGAGTTCGCATTCTTTTGAGACAAAATTACCCCCTGGGCAACTCTTTCAATTTCAGCTGCCGGATTTAGGCGGGGGAAAGTCCCGCTTGTTGTTAAGCAAATTGGGAATCGGAACCCCTTGTCAATCTGTGACAAGTCACCCAGGGATCCACCAGTTGACCCCACTCCCCTGCTTCAAAGTCTGCCAGTGAATGAATACCCCCAAAGTTGCTCTGAATAACTCTcgttttgttttctgcagctccacaTTGTTCACATGAATACCAAGTACAAAACCATCACAGAAGCCAAAGGGCACCCCAACGGACTTGCTGTCTTGAGCTTCTTGTTTAAGGTATCTCATGAGAAGCAGCTGCTGTTATGTTATTTAAAGTACCTACAGCAGATGCACATACATTCATATATGTttactatctatatctatctatctatatctatctatctatctatctatctatctatctatctatctatctatctatcatctatctatctatctatctatctatctatctatctatctatctcaatatctatcatctatctatctatatctatcatctatctgtctgtctatctatccatccatccataattTAGGTTCATTCGCACAATTCTAAGTGAAGTAAGTACTTGAAACAAGGTTTCTGGAGGCCAGGTTTACAATGTGGGGAGGAGACTTTATCCTTTGTCTGCTTGATGCTGGAGGGATAACAGCTTGAGGGTGAAGGGAATTTGCAATGGGTCAGGTGCCAAAGATGCATACTAGATTTTTGCTCTGCAGGTATCTGATGCCGACAATACCAATTACAACACCATCGTCACTGGCCTGAGGAATATCACTCGTGCAGGTAAGCATCAAGCCTCAGGCAATCCTTTAGAATGCTTGGATTTGGGGAATCAGGGACACATGCACACCGTACATTTTTGGGGATCTTGCTAGTGCTTGGTACCAATTGATTATTGCCTAAGGGAAAGCAACATGCCAGTAAGTTTGGGTGAATCTACCAATTTcaggttcttttcttttcttttcaataacattttttaaatagttttcacTTACAATCcagtaatagcctcattataacaatgccaattcataatgcaattattaataccaattgttcaaataccaaattatataatttaggtaaAGTGGCCGtttgattgcattgacatgggtttatctgtatagcttcatgttagtgctggctatgttttattctaaagttcctttagatgttttaattctgtatggataaatgtatcttttctgactgacggtcgaataaagaatgatgatgatggcaaAGTGGCCCTCCATGTGCTAGATTTGATGAATTGATTATTTGCTTTATCTCTGCGCTCCAAAATCTTACTAATTCCCattacattccggtcataataataacaatcccttatacaacaactgcaatattcataacttctattcatgttgacacattaaatgatttataaagctaCAAGCAAGGAACTGAAGCTATATCTTCGTTCTTCCTGTgcgtggcaattattctgtccgtgctgtttcttcctgtccttgtaatatgttatgtctttctttcccccggTTGTTGCTGTTAACCATCATGCCGTAGGTGGAGTTGATaccccattgttgttccagaaattcaGTTTCTTATTGTGTGACCAGGCAGCGACAGCCCCAGCTCCCAGGGAtcataagaaaggaataaagactctgacaacgtgttatggaattaatattaggccacaactttattaaacttctgaatgtaggaagacattggcttaggccttgggcatgtacccctcccagccc
This is a stretch of genomic DNA from Lacerta agilis isolate rLacAgi1 chromosome 17, rLacAgi1.pri, whole genome shotgun sequence. It encodes these proteins:
- the LOC117039066 gene encoding carbonic anhydrase 15-like, encoding MVSQGLSQLPPYGHHCQDAVSGSWLVVQERFHLPSGPSLPFYLTLPFSLGPLHWKDTLTICGGENQSPINIDRRKTQRDRNLDEILFEGYDQAPPGRWRLMNDGHSVVMNLDGASAADQINITKGGLQDTYRALQFHFHWGDLSRNGSEHTVDGQQYPMELHIVHMNTKYKTITEAKGHPNGLAVLSFLFKVSDADNTNYNTIVTGLRNITRAEDYVELASTFSLSNLLPNMDLLSKYYRYKGSLTTPNCEEVVQWTVFEENIPISKPQLNAFVNTLYYKSAGTTSLKMTNNFRPPQPLHGRKVYASRDATVSRGSPPAVNHLFPLFLAVLIGQLSGPS